The following coding sequences lie in one Thalassoglobus polymorphus genomic window:
- a CDS encoding ParB/RepB/Spo0J family partition protein, giving the protein MSEDQQVAANRRLGRGLSALLGSNAPASVEKDAEAKEIGELSYLPINQIIRNPFQPRKQFEQESLGELAASIKEHGVIQPVIVREFEGSYQLIAGERRWQAAQKAGLTTLPCRVVDVIDKTACEYALEENLKRKDLNDLEKAQAFRDYLDQFSCSIEELAKQLSMSRSAVSNMLRLLELPDPVKNALHSERISAGHARALLALGEADQLALCGRIQSEKLSVRKTEAAVKELLTENKEDAAPADATKEAETADDAETIPISQAENDRTNHVSSLEAQLRDLLGVKVDIKLKGKETGQILIPFSSNVEFERILKLVRRAAA; this is encoded by the coding sequence ATGTCAGAAGATCAACAAGTCGCTGCAAATCGTCGTCTTGGTCGAGGCCTCAGCGCGCTGCTTGGAAGCAATGCTCCCGCTTCAGTCGAAAAGGATGCGGAAGCCAAAGAGATCGGCGAACTCAGCTATCTCCCCATCAATCAAATCATTCGCAATCCGTTTCAGCCGCGGAAGCAATTCGAGCAGGAATCCCTCGGCGAGTTAGCTGCCAGTATCAAAGAACATGGCGTCATTCAGCCAGTCATCGTCCGCGAATTCGAGGGATCATATCAGCTCATCGCGGGTGAACGTCGTTGGCAAGCGGCACAGAAAGCTGGCTTAACAACACTCCCGTGCCGGGTCGTCGATGTGATCGACAAGACCGCATGTGAATACGCTCTTGAGGAAAACCTCAAACGCAAAGACCTCAACGATCTGGAGAAGGCACAAGCCTTCCGGGACTACCTTGACCAGTTCAGCTGCAGCATTGAAGAGTTGGCTAAACAGCTCAGCATGAGCCGTTCGGCAGTCAGCAACATGCTCCGATTGCTCGAACTGCCTGACCCAGTGAAAAACGCCCTTCACTCAGAACGCATTAGCGCCGGTCATGCTCGAGCACTTCTGGCGTTGGGAGAAGCTGACCAGCTTGCTCTCTGTGGCCGCATCCAGTCGGAAAAACTCTCCGTGAGAAAAACGGAAGCTGCTGTCAAAGAACTGCTGACAGAGAACAAAGAAGATGCCGCTCCTGCCGATGCCACAAAAGAAGCAGAGACCGCAGACGATGCAGAGACGATCCCAATTTCTCAAGCAGAAAACGACCGGACCAATCACGTCAGCTCGCTGGAAGCTCAACTCCGTGACCTGCTTGGCGTGAAAGTCGATATCAAACTCAAAGGCAAAGAGACAGGACAGATCCTGATTCCGTTTTCATCAAACGTTGAATTTGAACGCATCCTGAAACTGGTCCGACGCGCCGCTGCATAA
- a CDS encoding DUF1559 domain-containing protein, producing MKIRSARQRGFTLIELLVVIAIIAILVALLLPAVQQAREAARRTQCKNNLKQLGLALHNYHDIHNSFVYRKGGTRGGGDSSRLDGNYDRRSGMISLLPFLDQAPLYNLIEAGDTSTSPNVPPGGAAPWGSWNVWHKQIPGLRCPSDPGIATSRGTSSYAFSMGDYVGAANRDATNVNGLFAFRTTYGMRHITDGTSNTVALSERVQASFGINGKSNATIKEGILTNVPAISSNPGACLAAAAAVSNGDRYQSGAGVKGRFSHAWQDGQPENVAFTTIIAPNGPSCIDNADPNADGPINLMTASSHHTGGVQVLMADGAVRFISDSIDTGNLGVSTTLGAPSPYGVWGALGTKSGGEVVGEF from the coding sequence ATGAAAATTCGCTCTGCGCGCCAACGTGGCTTTACACTGATTGAACTACTGGTCGTGATTGCGATTATCGCAATCCTGGTGGCACTGCTGTTGCCCGCAGTCCAACAAGCTCGAGAAGCTGCCCGACGCACACAATGCAAAAACAATCTCAAGCAACTTGGACTGGCACTGCACAACTACCATGACATCCATAACTCGTTTGTGTATCGCAAAGGTGGAACCCGTGGCGGAGGAGATTCATCGAGACTGGACGGAAACTACGACCGCCGTTCAGGGATGATCTCATTACTCCCGTTCCTCGATCAGGCCCCGCTCTACAATCTCATTGAAGCTGGCGATACGTCAACATCTCCAAACGTTCCTCCTGGTGGAGCTGCTCCTTGGGGTAGTTGGAATGTTTGGCATAAACAAATTCCAGGTCTCCGATGCCCAAGCGATCCTGGAATTGCGACATCTCGCGGAACCTCAAGTTACGCCTTCTCAATGGGCGATTATGTTGGGGCAGCGAATCGTGATGCGACGAACGTCAACGGCCTCTTTGCGTTCCGCACAACTTACGGAATGCGTCATATTACTGACGGAACAAGCAATACAGTCGCCCTGAGTGAACGTGTTCAGGCGAGCTTTGGTATCAATGGAAAATCGAATGCCACGATCAAAGAGGGGATCTTAACCAACGTACCGGCTATCAGCTCAAACCCGGGAGCCTGTTTAGCTGCCGCAGCCGCAGTTTCTAATGGAGACCGTTATCAGTCTGGTGCTGGCGTCAAAGGACGATTCAGTCACGCTTGGCAAGACGGCCAGCCAGAAAACGTCGCATTCACGACAATCATCGCACCAAACGGCCCATCGTGCATCGACAACGCAGACCCTAACGCAGACGGGCCAATCAACCTGATGACCGCAAGTAGCCACCACACCGGAGGCGTTCAGGTTCTGATGGCAGACGGAGCGGTTCGCTTCATCAGTGACAGCATCGACACTGGAAATCTTGGAGTTTCAACAACACTTGGAGCTCCAAGCCCGTACGGTGTGTGGGGAGCTCTCGGAACGAAAAGTGGCGGCGAAGTCGTTGGAGAATTCTAG
- a CDS encoding sulfatase-like hydrolase/transferase: MLKFLAKSLPVGSRVPCSRPVLSCRVLPHHLRPKFNSLAVLILTGFIAQIIFMEALQAEPLAPPNIVVILTDDHGYADLSCQNEVSDIRTPHIDSLAANGVRMTAGYVTAPQCSPSRAAVITGRYQQRFGLDEISGCPLPLEEVTLAERLKGAGYRTGMVGKWHLSPNAVSVRWARKNLPSIRLNTNGRVNIPLGKTVEYYPHVQGFDEFYAGEVQQYFANFDPGKNELLSTGKWRSDRGYRIDLQTAAATNFIDRNAGQPFFLHLCYFGPHVPLQATPEYLKRFPGEMKERRRYGLAMLAAIDDGVGQILSALRKHEIEENTLIVFTSDNGAPLKLNMEDDPIGRGGPTWDGSLNTPWIGEKGMLSEGGIRVPFILQWKDALPADKIYEQPVSTLDIAATAIAAAGQTLDNSLDGVDLLPYLTGEKMTSPHQSLFWRFWNQSAVRSGKWKYLKAGQSEEYLFDLDSQEHERKNVLNEHPEVAAELAIQLKQWSEELRPPGLPRQEINDQESAWFKHYLQ; the protein is encoded by the coding sequence ATGCTCAAGTTTCTTGCCAAGTCGCTTCCTGTTGGCTCAAGAGTTCCCTGTAGTCGCCCAGTTCTCAGCTGTCGAGTTCTCCCACATCACCTGCGACCCAAATTCAATTCTCTTGCGGTTTTGATACTTACGGGCTTTATTGCACAAATCATTTTTATGGAAGCGCTTCAGGCTGAACCACTCGCCCCTCCAAACATCGTTGTGATCCTGACGGATGATCACGGGTATGCTGATCTCTCGTGCCAGAATGAAGTCTCGGATATTCGAACTCCTCATATTGATTCACTCGCTGCGAATGGCGTTCGCATGACTGCCGGATATGTCACCGCGCCGCAGTGTAGTCCTTCACGGGCAGCTGTCATCACTGGTCGCTATCAACAGCGATTCGGCCTCGATGAGATTTCAGGATGTCCGCTTCCGCTGGAAGAAGTGACCTTGGCGGAGCGTTTGAAGGGGGCAGGATATCGAACTGGGATGGTGGGGAAATGGCATCTTTCGCCCAATGCCGTCTCTGTGCGATGGGCCAGGAAAAACCTTCCGAGTATAAGATTGAACACAAACGGTCGGGTGAATATCCCGCTCGGAAAAACCGTCGAGTATTATCCTCACGTGCAAGGCTTCGATGAATTCTATGCCGGCGAAGTGCAGCAGTATTTTGCGAATTTTGATCCCGGAAAAAACGAACTGCTCTCGACTGGAAAATGGCGAAGTGATCGCGGTTATCGTATCGATTTGCAAACCGCAGCTGCGACAAATTTTATTGATCGCAATGCAGGTCAGCCATTCTTCCTGCACCTCTGTTACTTTGGTCCGCATGTTCCGCTTCAGGCAACTCCTGAATACCTCAAGCGTTTCCCGGGTGAGATGAAAGAACGGCGGCGCTATGGATTAGCAATGCTGGCTGCAATTGATGATGGTGTCGGTCAGATACTATCGGCGTTGCGCAAACATGAAATCGAGGAGAACACGCTCATCGTGTTTACCAGCGACAATGGTGCTCCACTCAAATTGAACATGGAGGATGACCCGATTGGACGCGGTGGACCGACTTGGGATGGCTCTCTGAACACTCCCTGGATTGGAGAAAAAGGGATGCTCTCTGAGGGAGGAATTCGTGTCCCGTTCATCTTGCAATGGAAGGATGCACTCCCCGCCGACAAAATTTATGAACAGCCAGTCTCCACTCTCGACATTGCAGCGACAGCCATCGCAGCTGCCGGACAAACTCTTGACAACTCTCTGGATGGTGTTGATTTACTTCCTTATTTGACAGGTGAGAAGATGACATCTCCACATCAATCTTTATTCTGGAGATTTTGGAATCAGTCAGCTGTTCGGTCTGGGAAATGGAAGTACCTGAAAGCAGGGCAAAGTGAGGAGTATCTCTTTGACCTGGATTCCCAAGAACACGAGCGGAAGAACGTTCTCAATGAACACCCTGAAGTTGCCGCGGAGCTCGCCATACAATTGAAGCAATGGTCCGAAGAACTCCGCCCGCCCGGACTTCCTCGTCAAGAAATCAACGACCAGGAGTCGGCATGGTTCAAACATTACCTTCAATGA
- a CDS encoding arylsulfatase — MADDLGWSDIGCYGGEIETPHIDSLARDGLRFTQFYNNAICGPTRASLLTGLYSQQVGHRGDRWNEPKDFNKCVTLGEVLQQSGYNTAMVGKWQGRDSALDRGFDHFFGPMCQAKISYFHEVKGNPYFMDRERVELPDDFYLTDALNDHALRFLKSSLSEKKPFFLYVAHIAPHWPLHAREADVARYRETYREQGWDEIRQRRFQSQRKSGLIPTEWKLASRSPGVRDWEADKFKIWQAERMAVYAAQVAAIDRGLGQLLGTLEEAGEVDNTLVMFLSDNGAAPDGGLSPGKSGFGFSPSGNNTTWRKDGQPIQPGSGPENLPGPHDTFAAYGLAWANASNTPLRGTKMEGYEGGIRTPLVVRWPAVIHKGDQITRQPGHVIDFMATFLDVANADYPTEFNGRRPLPVEGKSLLPIFQSKQREEHEQLCWMVPQHHAIRAGDWKAVRPHKGGTWQLFNLEADGTETTNLASQEPERLEQLTNQFESWQKRVGAIE; from the coding sequence ATGGCAGATGACCTCGGCTGGTCGGACATCGGTTGTTACGGAGGCGAAATAGAAACGCCACACATTGACTCGCTTGCCCGAGATGGCTTGCGGTTCACGCAGTTCTATAACAATGCAATTTGCGGTCCGACCCGCGCGTCGTTGCTCACAGGATTGTATTCCCAGCAAGTTGGTCATCGTGGTGACCGCTGGAACGAACCGAAAGACTTTAATAAATGTGTCACTCTCGGCGAGGTGCTGCAGCAATCCGGATACAACACCGCGATGGTCGGAAAATGGCAGGGGCGAGACTCAGCGCTGGATCGAGGATTTGATCATTTTTTTGGCCCGATGTGCCAGGCAAAGATCAGCTACTTTCATGAAGTGAAAGGCAATCCTTATTTCATGGACCGTGAACGGGTCGAGTTGCCGGATGATTTCTATCTGACGGATGCTCTCAATGATCATGCCTTACGTTTTCTAAAATCGAGTCTCTCTGAGAAGAAACCGTTCTTCTTGTATGTTGCACACATTGCTCCGCATTGGCCTCTCCATGCACGCGAAGCGGATGTGGCACGCTATCGGGAAACGTATCGAGAGCAGGGCTGGGATGAGATTCGACAGCGGCGATTCCAAAGCCAACGAAAGTCTGGGCTGATCCCGACTGAATGGAAGCTTGCATCACGTTCGCCAGGAGTTCGAGACTGGGAAGCGGACAAATTCAAAATTTGGCAAGCTGAGCGGATGGCCGTTTATGCAGCACAGGTCGCTGCGATTGATCGTGGTCTGGGTCAGCTTCTTGGGACTCTTGAGGAAGCGGGCGAAGTCGACAACACGCTCGTCATGTTCCTTTCCGATAACGGAGCTGCTCCAGATGGTGGGCTGTCTCCGGGAAAAAGTGGCTTTGGATTTAGTCCGAGTGGCAACAACACCACTTGGAGAAAAGATGGTCAGCCGATTCAACCTGGGAGCGGACCCGAGAATCTTCCCGGACCTCACGACACGTTTGCCGCTTACGGACTCGCCTGGGCCAATGCGAGCAACACCCCGTTGCGTGGAACGAAAATGGAAGGCTACGAGGGCGGAATTCGCACACCACTGGTCGTTCGTTGGCCTGCCGTCATTCACAAGGGTGATCAAATCACCAGACAACCCGGGCATGTCATTGACTTCATGGCAACTTTCCTGGATGTCGCCAATGCCGATTACCCGACCGAGTTCAATGGTCGACGACCGTTACCAGTGGAGGGCAAGAGTCTGTTGCCGATCTTTCAAAGCAAACAGCGAGAAGAACACGAGCAGCTTTGCTGGATGGTGCCTCAGCATCACGCAATTCGTGCCGGCGACTGGAAAGCTGTGAGACCTCACAAAGGTGGAACGTGGCAACTCTTCAACCTTGAGGCCGACGGGACTGAAACCACCAATCTTGCCAGTCAAGAACCAGAACGTCTGGAACAACTCACAAACCAATTTGAATCATGGCAAAAACGCGTTGGAGCAATTGAGTGA
- a CDS encoding sugar phosphate isomerase family yields the protein MDLLSTLSGSLMENFYPAGWDLAKIDACVDDDPSTITDRQSWWHPDFEPIPCQSVADFDTLMGHEIAKTIRRTGEEGKQLAFILPVGPMGMYRWAVYFLKEWGVDCKHVHGFNMDEWSDSDGNTLPSDNTGAFQYAMEQAFYGPLGELTVPENQRNFATKDNLPTYAEKIAAIKDGGGELAVAFGIGRVCHIAFWEPHFAAEYDSEADWKKATHRIAAKLHPLTIEQNAITSFKSRTTHVPAYANTVGPGLFLQADHIIGGADGVLSRGMMWQGLSLWMTLRHEPTSWIPSTFMPTQSGRLFFLEELAGPLLAECN from the coding sequence ATGGATTTGCTGTCGACGTTGAGCGGTTCCTTGATGGAAAACTTTTATCCTGCGGGTTGGGATCTCGCCAAAATCGATGCTTGTGTCGATGATGATCCATCGACAATCACGGATCGGCAATCGTGGTGGCATCCTGATTTCGAGCCGATTCCGTGCCAGTCGGTCGCAGATTTCGACACGCTGATGGGGCACGAAATCGCGAAGACGATTCGTCGCACCGGCGAAGAAGGCAAGCAGCTCGCTTTCATTCTTCCGGTCGGACCGATGGGGATGTATCGCTGGGCGGTCTACTTCCTCAAAGAGTGGGGAGTCGATTGCAAACATGTCCACGGCTTCAACATGGATGAGTGGAGTGACTCGGATGGAAACACACTTCCGAGCGATAATACAGGTGCGTTCCAATACGCTATGGAACAAGCCTTCTACGGCCCTTTAGGTGAACTCACAGTCCCTGAAAACCAACGTAACTTCGCAACGAAGGACAACTTGCCGACTTACGCAGAAAAGATCGCTGCGATTAAAGATGGTGGCGGTGAGCTCGCAGTAGCTTTCGGGATTGGTCGAGTTTGCCATATCGCTTTCTGGGAACCACATTTCGCTGCCGAGTATGACTCAGAAGCCGATTGGAAAAAGGCGACTCACCGCATCGCTGCGAAACTGCATCCGCTCACCATTGAGCAAAATGCGATCACAAGTTTCAAAAGTCGGACCACACATGTGCCTGCTTACGCGAACACAGTTGGGCCGGGACTCTTTCTTCAGGCCGATCACATTATTGGCGGAGCAGACGGAGTTCTGTCACGCGGGATGATGTGGCAAGGCCTCAGCTTGTGGATGACATTGCGACACGAACCGACTTCCTGGATTCCATCGACTTTCATGCCGACACAATCTGGCCGTCTCTTCTTCCTGGAAGAACTCGCAGGTCCGCTACTTGCCGAATGCAATTAA
- a CDS encoding arginyltransferase, with product MERQNLPEEALRITESPRPCSYIPSETASLEYRLFHSLEPSEVEFLLERGWRRFGSHLFRPACENCSQCVPIRVDVENFQPTKSQRKAKRRNEHITVSLHEPGLTQQHLDLYNRWHVDMTDRRGWKLQQSSPQDYAEGFLSGDFPSLHELRYFDGKSLVGVGLIDLLPHSISSAYFYHDPDWRSLSPGTFSMICEIEFAQRLGLKHLYLGYWIDECPSMEYKNRFYPSETLVGYPADEKRPIWKPYAG from the coding sequence ATGGAACGACAGAACCTCCCTGAAGAAGCTTTGAGAATCACGGAGTCTCCCCGTCCATGTTCTTACATCCCGTCCGAAACGGCATCACTCGAGTACCGGCTCTTTCATTCACTTGAGCCGAGCGAGGTCGAGTTCCTTTTAGAACGAGGGTGGCGGCGTTTCGGTAGTCACCTCTTTCGGCCAGCGTGTGAGAATTGTTCTCAATGTGTTCCCATTCGGGTCGATGTTGAGAACTTCCAGCCAACAAAAAGCCAGCGAAAAGCGAAACGCCGAAACGAACACATCACCGTTTCGCTACATGAACCGGGGCTCACTCAGCAGCATCTCGACTTGTACAACCGTTGGCATGTCGATATGACCGATCGGCGTGGTTGGAAGTTGCAGCAATCCTCTCCGCAGGATTACGCAGAAGGGTTTCTCTCGGGGGATTTTCCAAGCTTGCATGAGCTTCGATATTTCGACGGTAAGTCGCTGGTCGGTGTTGGACTGATCGATTTGCTGCCGCATTCGATTTCCAGTGCGTATTTCTATCATGATCCTGACTGGCGATCACTCAGTCCAGGAACGTTCTCGATGATTTGCGAGATCGAATTTGCTCAGCGATTAGGTTTAAAGCACTTGTATCTGGGATACTGGATCGATGAGTGCCCATCGATGGAATACAAAAATCGCTTTTACCCATCAGAGACGTTAGTTGGGTATCCAGCTGACGAGAAACGTCCAATCTGGAAACCGTATGCGGGTTGA
- the gcvPB gene encoding aminomethyl-transferring glycine dehydrogenase subunit GcvPB, whose protein sequence is MRNTISTRPLFELSFPGRRAAMLPDCDVPEQELSSLLPEKSLAEKTAPLPELAEGDVVRHFMNLSTMNMCVDTHFYPLGSCTMKYNPKRHERLSRTHGLGDLHPYARPEDSQGMLHLLYELQEMLGEIAGLPAVSLQPAAGAQGELAALHLASAYFKSKGENRTKVVFPSSAHGTNPASAALAGFDCVQLEPSENGLVDPDDLLKHVDEQTAVFMITNPNTLGLFEKDIAKISSILHDVGGLVYIDGANMNAILGITRPGDFGGDMMHYNVHKTFTGPHGAGGPGAGPIAVRDFLADFLPGPVVTKSEEDGADIYRLTTPSRSIGRMRSFFGNVGILLRGYFYLRTLGAQGLRDVSEHAVLNANYLKARLSDVLPVPRGEFCMHEFVASARQLKDAHGITAMDIAKRLLDFGFHAPTVYFPLVVAEAMMIEPTETESKETLDAFVEAIQTIVKEDASFLHEAPHSTIIRRPDEVSAARNPLLNWQACVKD, encoded by the coding sequence ATGCGTAACACAATTTCAACTCGACCACTTTTCGAACTTTCGTTCCCCGGACGTCGTGCCGCAATGCTGCCGGACTGTGATGTTCCCGAGCAGGAACTTAGTTCGTTATTGCCAGAGAAATCCCTGGCAGAAAAGACTGCTCCGTTGCCTGAACTTGCTGAGGGTGATGTTGTTCGTCACTTTATGAATCTCTCGACGATGAACATGTGCGTCGACACGCATTTCTACCCACTCGGCAGTTGTACGATGAAGTACAACCCCAAGCGACACGAGCGGCTCTCGCGAACTCATGGGCTCGGGGACTTGCATCCTTATGCACGTCCAGAAGATTCGCAGGGAATGCTGCACCTTCTTTATGAATTACAGGAGATGCTCGGAGAGATTGCCGGCCTGCCAGCAGTTTCGTTGCAACCGGCAGCCGGTGCCCAGGGAGAACTCGCAGCGTTGCATCTTGCTTCGGCCTATTTTAAGAGCAAAGGTGAAAATCGAACGAAGGTTGTCTTTCCGAGTAGTGCACACGGAACCAATCCGGCCAGTGCAGCGTTAGCAGGTTTCGATTGTGTCCAGCTCGAGCCATCTGAGAACGGTCTGGTTGACCCTGATGACCTGTTGAAGCATGTCGATGAGCAGACGGCTGTCTTCATGATTACGAATCCCAATACGCTTGGGCTTTTTGAAAAAGACATCGCGAAAATCTCCAGCATTCTGCACGATGTCGGCGGTCTGGTTTACATCGATGGAGCCAACATGAACGCCATTCTTGGCATCACCCGCCCGGGCGATTTCGGCGGAGACATGATGCACTACAACGTTCATAAAACCTTCACCGGACCGCACGGTGCTGGTGGTCCGGGAGCGGGCCCGATTGCGGTTCGTGATTTCCTGGCAGATTTTCTTCCGGGGCCGGTCGTGACAAAATCAGAAGAGGATGGGGCCGATATTTATCGTCTGACAACACCTTCGAGAAGCATCGGCCGGATGCGTTCATTCTTTGGGAATGTTGGGATTCTTCTACGTGGGTATTTCTACCTGCGTACTCTTGGTGCTCAAGGCTTGCGGGATGTTTCAGAGCACGCTGTCTTGAATGCCAACTACTTAAAAGCCCGTCTCAGCGATGTTCTTCCAGTCCCACGTGGAGAATTTTGTATGCACGAATTTGTCGCATCTGCGCGGCAGCTCAAGGATGCACATGGGATTACCGCGATGGATATCGCCAAGCGTCTTCTCGATTTCGGCTTCCACGCTCCGACTGTTTACTTCCCGCTCGTTGTTGCAGAAGCAATGATGATTGAACCGACGGAAACGGAGTCCAAAGAAACGCTGGACGCCTTCGTAGAAGCGATTCAGACGATCGTGAAAGAGGATGCAAGTTTCCTTCATGAAGCACCGCACAGTACAATCATTCGCCGACCCGATGAAGTTTCCGCTGCCAGGAATCCGCTCTTGAACTGGCAGGCATGCGTAAAGGATTAG
- the gcvPA gene encoding aminomethyl-transferring glycine dehydrogenase subunit GcvPA, with the protein MAYLYNTPEQQQQMLDVIGVESIDQLLTQVPKELQLDRPLDLPAPMTELALEQHVGKLAAKNNVDRVCFLGGGAYDHYIPSVIDELASRGEYYTAYTPYQAEASQGTLQAFFEYQSLICALTGFDVSNASLYEGGTAVSEAAFMAMRVTRRHGKVLISEGVHPEYRHVLETYVRNLETEVVTIPTVNGTTDLAKAKELIDDQTACLIFQQPNFFGCVEDGEELCKIAKEHGALSVVSFDPISLGVMKRPADYGADVAVAEGQSLGVPLQYGGPYLGILACRNDYVRKMPGRLISMTTDRNGKQCYVLGLQTREQHIRRDKATSNICTNQGLLALRATFYLSLMGPEGMREAAELCCQKAHYAADQLTKIDGVDLMFETPFFKEFTLRVEGGAEKFLKRAAAAGFDLGPELSQFPQAPTSVQDGVLVAVTESRTKEEIDALVAALA; encoded by the coding sequence GTGGCGTATCTTTACAATACACCAGAACAACAGCAGCAAATGCTAGATGTGATCGGTGTCGAATCGATTGATCAACTTCTGACACAAGTTCCCAAAGAACTGCAGCTGGATCGTCCTCTTGATCTTCCAGCTCCAATGACGGAACTGGCTCTTGAACAGCACGTTGGAAAACTGGCTGCCAAGAACAATGTTGATCGTGTTTGTTTTCTCGGCGGAGGAGCATACGATCACTATATCCCATCGGTGATCGATGAACTCGCCAGCCGTGGGGAATACTATACGGCTTACACTCCGTATCAGGCTGAGGCGAGCCAGGGGACACTTCAGGCGTTCTTTGAGTACCAATCACTGATCTGTGCCTTGACCGGATTCGACGTCTCCAATGCCAGCCTGTACGAAGGTGGAACCGCGGTCAGTGAAGCGGCTTTCATGGCGATGCGAGTCACCCGACGACACGGGAAAGTTCTCATCTCCGAAGGAGTTCACCCCGAGTATCGGCACGTTCTCGAAACCTACGTGCGGAATCTGGAGACCGAAGTGGTCACAATTCCAACGGTCAATGGGACGACTGACCTCGCTAAGGCGAAAGAGTTGATTGACGACCAGACGGCATGTCTGATCTTTCAGCAACCGAACTTTTTTGGGTGTGTCGAGGATGGCGAAGAGCTTTGCAAAATCGCCAAAGAGCATGGTGCGCTTTCTGTCGTCTCGTTTGATCCAATTAGCCTGGGAGTGATGAAACGTCCCGCGGATTACGGTGCCGATGTCGCCGTTGCGGAAGGTCAGTCACTCGGAGTCCCTTTGCAGTACGGTGGGCCGTATCTCGGGATTCTTGCTTGTCGCAATGATTACGTCCGAAAGATGCCAGGTCGGTTGATTTCAATGACGACTGACCGAAATGGCAAGCAATGCTATGTTCTCGGATTACAGACTCGGGAACAGCATATTCGCAGAGACAAAGCGACAAGCAATATTTGCACAAACCAGGGGCTGTTGGCACTCCGTGCGACCTTCTATCTCTCTCTGATGGGACCGGAAGGAATGCGTGAAGCAGCTGAGCTTTGCTGTCAGAAAGCTCACTACGCAGCGGACCAACTCACAAAGATTGACGGTGTCGATCTGATGTTCGAGACACCCTTCTTCAAAGAGTTCACTCTTCGGGTGGAAGGAGGAGCAGAGAAGTTCCTGAAGCGGGCAGCTGCAGCAGGGTTTGATTTGGGGCCGGAATTGAGCCAATTCCCGCAAGCTCCAACATCTGTTCAAGATGGTGTTCTTGTCGCGGTCACGGAATCAAGAACGAAAGAAGAGATCGACGCACTTGTCGCGGCCCTTGCGTGA
- the gcvH gene encoding glycine cleavage system protein GcvH: MKFAKTHEWVALNGDVATIGISDFAVKELTDVVHIELPSVGKTVTAGEEMGEIESVKAVSDLYAPVSGEIVEVNDSLEADLGPLSDDPFQAGWIVKIKASNPTELDALMDHAAYQASCESH, translated from the coding sequence ATGAAATTTGCAAAGACGCATGAGTGGGTCGCCCTGAATGGTGACGTTGCTACCATTGGAATTAGTGACTTCGCCGTCAAGGAATTGACAGATGTTGTTCACATTGAACTTCCGTCAGTCGGGAAAACCGTCACTGCCGGAGAGGAAATGGGTGAGATCGAAAGCGTGAAAGCTGTGAGCGATCTTTACGCTCCTGTGAGTGGTGAAATTGTCGAAGTCAACGATTCACTCGAAGCCGATCTCGGACCACTTTCGGATGACCCGTTCCAAGCTGGTTGGATTGTGAAAATCAAAGCGTCTAATCCGACTGAGTTGGACGCGTTAATGGATCATGCAGCCTATCAGGCAAGTTGTGAAAGCCATTAG
- the rpiB gene encoding ribose 5-phosphate isomerase B, translating into MKVAIASDHRGVRVKGQILAQLDELGYEGVDYGPGDDTSVDYPDYAGKVAKAVGTGEVDRGILICGTGMGMCITANKFPKVRAVSCHDDVTAEYSRRHNDANIMCLSADMLGDRLLGRIVDLWLKTEFEGGRHQRRIEKISDIEHKYCCSETPSEAGKTSCDMT; encoded by the coding sequence ATGAAAGTTGCCATCGCAAGCGATCATCGTGGCGTCAGAGTCAAAGGACAGATTCTTGCTCAGTTAGACGAACTGGGATACGAAGGTGTCGATTACGGCCCTGGCGACGACACGAGTGTCGACTATCCAGATTATGCAGGGAAGGTTGCGAAAGCTGTCGGGACTGGGGAAGTGGATCGTGGAATTCTGATCTGTGGAACCGGCATGGGGATGTGCATTACCGCTAACAAATTCCCCAAGGTGCGAGCTGTCTCCTGTCATGACGATGTGACAGCGGAGTACTCGCGCCGCCATAACGATGCAAACATTATGTGTCTCTCCGCAGACATGCTCGGTGATCGGCTGCTCGGACGAATTGTCGATTTGTGGCTGAAGACCGAATTCGAAGGGGGACGTCATCAACGTCGCATCGAAAAAATCTCAGACATCGAACACAAATATTGTTGCAGCGAGACCCCCAGTGAGGCGGGCAAAACCAGCTGCGACATGACTTGA